The Candoia aspera isolate rCanAsp1 chromosome 6, rCanAsp1.hap2, whole genome shotgun sequence genome has a segment encoding these proteins:
- the CAMK2N2 gene encoding calcium/calmodulin-dependent protein kinase II inhibitor 2 gives MSEILPYNDDKVARYGTDSEVGDISFSCRLQDTNSWGNQSKRPPKLGQIGRAKRVVIEDDRIDEVLKGMAGKSPSGV, from the exons ATGTCTGAGATCCTGCCCTATAACGACGACAAAGTGGCCCGCTATGGCACCGACTCGGAGGTGGGCGACATCTCCTTCAGCTGCCGGCTCCAGGACACCAACTCCTGGGGCAACCAGTCCAAGCGGCCCCCCAAGTTAGGACAGATCGGACGAGCCAAGCGAG TGGTCATCGAAGACGATCGAATAGACGAGGTGCTGAAGGGCATGGCTGGGAAATCGCCGTCCGGGGTATAA